One window of the Brevibacterium limosum genome contains the following:
- a CDS encoding ExeM/NucH family extracellular endonuclease, producing the protein MKVTTTLSSAAVLSLVVGLSLPSAPAIATPAAAADTHISEIAYTLETDFIEIAADPGTDISGWTFGSVTRGGSVQAQENTVTAPENTTVGDSGAVAIDVPITNSVKAGSAADGAYGSSAFVIADDGELIDFQQIGGVVDGKGVTGTKNVFTPAPVIGHEAEPTGATAAGGQSIQLAGDIWKSAAPTPNALPDGDDGNGGGDDGNGGGDDGENPEDLTPIADIQGTGDSSPLQGTTVTTRGVITAAYPEGGLNGYYIQTPGTGGADAAKDAASDGIFVYSPDTVADISIDDHVEVTGTVSEHYGQTQISVSASGLKTVDEPAEAVKPVEDAFPTGDEQRESLEGILLQPSEPLTVADNYNTNTYGEVVLATGEGTLDQPTDVHRPGTPEAKALEAENLDREVVLDDGATVNFLKTDKDVPLPYLGQEDPVRVGAQANFTSPVVLGFDHEKWRFQPTTRLTGDNAEAVQPTSFTDTRTEAPEAAGGQVSLASFNVLNYFTTTGDQLDGCQYYDDRDGNHITVRGGCDARGAANTESLRRQETKIVTAIDKLDASVVSLMEIENSAAFGKDRDSALKALVQRLNEAAGTQKWDFVDSPAAVPADEDVIRTALIYQPAEVAPQNESTILDDQDAFSNAREPLSQAFAPKDDTGEVEKDKTFVTISNHFKSKGSGEGPGNEDSGDGQGASNADRVKQAEALVDFAGDRQNAAASDYVYLLGDFNSYTQEDPMQVFYEAGYKDVAAEKTVESTYVYGSRTGSLDHVLALDTAAGADSAANAQSTGTEAALPSSGFDAITGADVWNINSVEALALEYSRFNYNAADLFAPDQFRASDHDPVLIGLFDEDSDDGGMDDAADEGSEDADGSDEAEAGSIGGGDDSAGDDADGTNVGSDSDSADSDSGGSDSASNASSSASGEGGSGSEAGGNLPRTGIDPTMMMAIAAGLIAIGASVVIIVRRRRLS; encoded by the coding sequence ATGAAAGTCACGACCACTCTGTCCTCCGCCGCGGTACTCAGCCTCGTCGTCGGCCTGTCCCTCCCGTCGGCTCCGGCCATCGCGACCCCGGCCGCAGCCGCCGACACCCACATCTCCGAGATCGCCTACACCCTCGAGACCGACTTCATCGAGATCGCCGCCGACCCCGGCACCGACATCTCCGGTTGGACCTTCGGATCGGTGACGCGCGGGGGCAGCGTCCAGGCACAGGAGAACACCGTCACCGCGCCCGAGAACACGACGGTCGGCGACTCCGGCGCCGTGGCCATCGACGTGCCGATCACGAACTCCGTCAAGGCCGGCTCGGCCGCCGACGGAGCGTACGGTTCGAGTGCCTTCGTCATCGCCGACGACGGCGAACTGATCGACTTCCAGCAGATCGGGGGCGTCGTCGACGGCAAGGGCGTCACCGGCACGAAGAACGTCTTCACCCCCGCGCCGGTCATCGGGCACGAAGCCGAACCGACCGGCGCGACTGCCGCGGGCGGCCAGTCGATCCAGCTCGCCGGCGACATATGGAAGTCGGCAGCCCCGACCCCGAACGCCCTGCCCGACGGCGACGACGGCAATGGAGGAGGCGACGACGGCAATGGAGGAGGCGACGACGGCGAGAACCCCGAGGACCTCACCCCGATCGCCGACATCCAGGGCACCGGCGACTCCAGTCCGCTCCAGGGCACGACCGTGACCACCCGCGGTGTCATCACCGCCGCCTACCCCGAGGGCGGGTTGAACGGCTACTACATCCAGACCCCGGGCACCGGTGGAGCCGATGCCGCGAAGGACGCCGCGTCCGACGGCATCTTCGTCTACTCCCCCGACACCGTCGCCGATATCAGCATCGACGACCATGTCGAGGTCACCGGCACCGTCTCCGAACACTACGGGCAGACCCAGATCTCCGTATCCGCCAGCGGGCTCAAGACCGTCGACGAACCCGCCGAGGCAGTCAAACCCGTCGAGGACGCCTTCCCCACAGGAGACGAGCAGCGCGAATCCCTCGAAGGCATACTCCTGCAACCGAGCGAACCGCTGACCGTGGCGGACAACTACAACACGAACACCTACGGTGAGGTTGTCCTCGCCACCGGTGAGGGCACCCTCGACCAACCCACCGACGTCCACCGCCCCGGCACCCCCGAGGCGAAGGCTCTGGAAGCGGAGAACCTCGACCGTGAAGTCGTCCTCGACGACGGCGCCACCGTGAACTTCCTCAAGACCGACAAGGACGTCCCCCTGCCCTACCTCGGACAGGAGGACCCCGTCCGCGTCGGTGCTCAAGCGAACTTCACCTCTCCGGTGGTGCTCGGCTTCGATCATGAGAAGTGGCGGTTCCAGCCGACAACCCGCCTGACCGGGGACAACGCCGAGGCGGTGCAGCCGACCAGCTTCACCGACACCCGCACCGAGGCCCCTGAGGCCGCCGGCGGGCAGGTCAGCCTCGCCAGCTTCAACGTGCTCAATTACTTCACAACCACCGGTGACCAGCTGGACGGCTGCCAGTACTACGACGACCGCGACGGCAACCACATCACCGTCCGCGGAGGCTGCGATGCTCGCGGTGCCGCGAACACGGAGAGCCTCAGACGGCAGGAGACGAAGATCGTCACCGCGATCGACAAGCTCGACGCCTCGGTGGTCTCGCTCATGGAGATCGAGAACTCCGCCGCCTTCGGCAAGGACCGCGATTCCGCATTGAAGGCCTTGGTGCAGCGCCTCAACGAGGCGGCCGGAACCCAGAAGTGGGACTTCGTCGACTCCCCTGCCGCAGTCCCAGCCGACGAGGACGTCATCCGCACGGCCCTGATCTACCAGCCCGCCGAGGTGGCCCCACAGAACGAGTCCACAATCCTTGATGATCAGGATGCGTTCTCCAACGCCCGCGAACCCCTGTCCCAGGCGTTCGCCCCGAAAGACGACACCGGTGAGGTCGAGAAGGACAAGACCTTCGTGACGATCTCCAACCACTTCAAGTCCAAGGGTTCGGGCGAAGGTCCGGGCAATGAGGACAGCGGTGATGGTCAGGGCGCGTCGAACGCCGACCGCGTGAAGCAGGCCGAAGCGCTCGTCGACTTCGCCGGAGACCGGCAGAATGCCGCGGCCAGCGACTACGTCTACCTCCTCGGCGACTTCAACTCGTACACGCAGGAGGATCCGATGCAGGTCTTCTACGAGGCCGGCTACAAGGACGTCGCGGCGGAGAAGACGGTTGAGTCGACCTACGTCTACGGTTCGCGCACCGGCAGCCTCGATCACGTGCTCGCCCTCGACACCGCGGCGGGCGCGGATAGCGCCGCGAACGCACAGAGCACCGGCACCGAGGCGGCACTGCCTTCCAGCGGATTCGACGCGATCACCGGGGCCGATGTCTGGAACATCAACTCAGTCGAGGCGCTGGCCCTCGAATACAGTCGCTTCAACTACAACGCGGCGGATCTCTTCGCGCCGGATCAGTTCCGCGCCTCCGACCACGACCCTGTTCTCATCGGGCTCTTCGACGAGGACTCGGACGACGGGGGTATGGATGATGCGGCCGACGAGGGTTCAGAGGACGCAGACGGTTCGGACGAAGCCGAAGCCGGAAGCATTGGCGGCGGCGACGACTCCGCGGGCGACGACGCCGACGGCACGAACGTCGGCTCCGACAGCGACAGTGCCGACAGCGACAGTGGAGGCAGCGACAGTGCGAGCAACGCCAGTTCGTCAGCCTCGGGCGAGGGCGGCTCGGGCAGCGAAGCGGGAGGCAATCTGCCCCGTACGGGTATCGATCCGACGATGATGATGGCGATCGCGGCGGGACTCATCGCCATCGGCGCGAGCGTCGTCATCATCGTCCGCCGACGCCGCCTGAGCTGA
- a CDS encoding MFS transporter, giving the protein MSATTPSASTTRVTPAGRWPAVLCWLAVALEGFDLVVLGAVIPELLATEALGFTPEAATLVATLSLVGVGLGAVSVGPVVDRIGRRWAIIGCVIGFSVFTLLVAFAPNVALFTTYRFIAGLFLGAVMPSALAYISEYNKSGKTGKATTLTMTGYHAGAVAISLLAVAYSHNWHLLFLAGGLAGLAMVPLLIWKLPESETFLIAQEIKRNPAAASAKEGETVDPTGAVDAQVKTGMAGLFAGKLALVTIGVWAASFMGLLLVYGLNTWLPKIMADAGYEVSDSLVMLFVMNIGAVVGLVLAGWLADSYGTKKIVLMWFVLAAIFLAALSIPMTSQVLLNIAVFITGVFVFSAQVLVYAFVSAIYPAQARGTALGMASGIGRIGAIVGPFITGALVTAGIAYPWGFYLFALVAVLGFAAMAIVPKSVK; this is encoded by the coding sequence ATGTCCGCAACCACCCCATCCGCATCCACGACCCGCGTCACCCCAGCGGGACGCTGGCCAGCCGTCCTGTGCTGGCTGGCCGTCGCCCTGGAGGGCTTCGACCTCGTCGTCCTCGGCGCGGTCATCCCCGAGCTGCTGGCCACCGAAGCCCTCGGATTCACCCCCGAGGCGGCTACCCTGGTGGCCACGCTCAGCCTCGTCGGCGTCGGCCTGGGTGCGGTGTCCGTCGGCCCCGTCGTCGACCGGATCGGACGACGGTGGGCGATCATCGGCTGCGTCATCGGCTTCAGCGTCTTCACCCTGCTCGTCGCCTTCGCTCCGAACGTCGCACTGTTCACCACCTACCGATTCATCGCCGGACTGTTCCTCGGCGCCGTGATGCCCAGCGCGCTCGCCTACATCAGCGAATACAACAAATCGGGCAAGACCGGAAAGGCCACGACCCTGACGATGACCGGCTACCACGCCGGTGCCGTCGCGATCTCCCTGCTCGCCGTCGCCTACTCCCACAACTGGCACCTGCTCTTCCTCGCCGGCGGACTCGCCGGTCTGGCCATGGTTCCCCTCCTGATCTGGAAGCTGCCCGAATCCGAAACGTTCCTCATCGCGCAGGAGATCAAGAGGAACCCGGCGGCCGCCTCGGCGAAGGAGGGCGAGACCGTCGATCCGACCGGTGCCGTCGACGCGCAGGTGAAGACGGGAATGGCCGGACTCTTCGCAGGCAAGCTGGCGCTGGTGACCATCGGCGTGTGGGCGGCGAGCTTCATGGGACTCCTGCTGGTCTACGGACTCAACACCTGGCTGCCGAAGATCATGGCCGACGCCGGCTACGAGGTCTCGGACTCCCTCGTCATGCTCTTCGTCATGAACATCGGCGCCGTCGTCGGACTCGTCCTGGCCGGCTGGCTGGCCGACAGCTACGGAACGAAGAAGATCGTGCTCATGTGGTTCGTCCTCGCAGCCATCTTCCTCGCCGCACTGTCGATTCCGATGACCAGCCAGGTGCTGCTCAACATCGCGGTGTTCATCACCGGGGTCTTCGTCTTCTCCGCCCAGGTGCTCGTCTACGCCTTCGTCTCGGCCATCTACCCGGCTCAGGCCAGAGGAACGGCTCTGGGTATGGCCTCGGGAATCGGGCGGATCGGCGCCATCGTCGGTCCGTTCATCACCGGTGCCCTCGTCACCGCGGGCATCGCCTACCCGTGGGGCTTCTACCTCTTCGCCCTCGTCGCAGTCCTCGGGTTCGCGGCCATGGCGATCGTCCCGAAGTCCGTGAAGTGA
- a CDS encoding bifunctional proline dehydrogenase/L-glutamate gamma-semialdehyde dehydrogenase encodes MLHTETDLDKLTAQSIDTVRRWLRVSTSMTTAKNPAAERLSAVLSDDNGLDFTVGFVDRVVRTDDVHAAADALTEVGKLAPETMSYLDRAQIKAGAALAKIAPQVVVPAARTRLRQMVGHMVVDARDKQFGKTVAALTADGHRLNINLLGEAVLGDGEADNHLEQTHRLLARDDVDYVSVKVSSVASQISMWAFDETVDYVVERLRPLYSQAAKAPTGAKFVNLDMEEYQDLELTIAVFTRLLSEPEFKDLEAGIVIQAYQPDALGAVQRLSEFASRRVENGGVGVKVRLVKGANLAMETVHAEIAGWPATTCDSKQSTDANYKRVLHWLFTPERMKGLRIGVAGHNLFDIAFAHHLSVERSVTERVEFEMLQGMASEQAAAVTEDVGDLLLYVPAVHPKEFDVAISYLVRRLEENSASENFMSGIFDLANGNDVFKREADRFTASVAQLESTLDADGESAPAPNRHQNRSTETLGDTVVPTEFVNEPDTDPALPANQEWVRRIIAEATAPGYLDDRPKAPRIESTTELDEMIARGRAAAADWRALGAAGRAEILHRAADIFAARRGEFIAVEAAEVGKMPSQSDPEVSEAIDFIRYYALNSLELEDLEGATFTPDEMVVITPPWNFPVAIPTGGTVAALAAGSAVIHKPSGPTPHCSALIVDCLWQAGVPKDVLQLCAPIERELGQHLVSHPDVDRVILTGASETAAMFKSFRSELHVNAETSGKNALVITPAADRDLAMADLMYSAFGHAGQKCSAASLGIMVGSTYDSERYRRQLIDAASSMVVDWPSNLSSTMGPLTEDPSDKLRRALTSLEPGESWLLEPKQLDDTGRLWSPGIKDGVKPGSFFHLTEVFGPVLGLMHAKDLDEAIEFQNAVDFGLTGGIHSLDPEEVATWLDRVEVGNAYVNRGITGAIVRRQSFGGWKQSSVGLGSKAGGPNYLMLFGHFADSGDQDLEAAKADDRRWFDREFGAAKDHTGLRAEANIFRYRPRPVTLRVTAEASLFDLERSLHAARTVDSPVQLSVAEDVPAEVKIAVTNAGVPARTETAAEFAEMVGQGRYDDTVGARIRVLGRFEDELLAAAAPRPEVAIIDEPVTTSGRVELRYYVQEQAVSMTLHRFGNPSRDFHELAAALTS; translated from the coding sequence TTGCTGCACACCGAAACCGACCTCGACAAGCTCACTGCCCAGTCGATCGACACCGTCCGTCGGTGGCTGCGGGTGTCCACGTCGATGACGACGGCGAAGAACCCCGCGGCCGAGCGCCTCTCAGCTGTCCTCTCCGACGACAACGGCCTCGACTTCACCGTCGGATTCGTCGATCGGGTCGTGCGCACCGATGATGTCCATGCCGCCGCCGATGCGCTGACCGAGGTCGGCAAGCTCGCTCCCGAGACGATGTCGTACCTCGACCGCGCCCAGATCAAGGCCGGTGCCGCACTGGCCAAGATCGCCCCGCAGGTCGTCGTGCCCGCCGCCCGCACCCGCCTGCGCCAGATGGTCGGTCATATGGTCGTCGACGCCCGGGACAAGCAGTTCGGCAAGACCGTGGCCGCGCTCACCGCCGATGGCCACCGGCTCAATATCAACCTCCTCGGCGAGGCCGTGCTCGGTGACGGCGAAGCCGACAACCACCTGGAACAGACCCACCGGCTGCTCGCCCGCGACGACGTCGACTATGTGTCGGTGAAGGTCTCGTCCGTGGCTTCGCAGATCTCGATGTGGGCCTTCGACGAGACCGTCGACTATGTCGTCGAACGCCTCCGCCCGCTCTACAGCCAAGCGGCGAAAGCTCCGACCGGCGCGAAGTTCGTCAACCTCGATATGGAGGAGTACCAGGACCTCGAGCTGACGATCGCGGTGTTCACGCGCCTGCTCTCCGAACCGGAGTTCAAGGATCTCGAGGCCGGAATCGTCATCCAGGCCTACCAGCCCGATGCGCTCGGCGCGGTGCAGCGGCTGAGCGAATTCGCCTCCCGCCGCGTCGAGAACGGCGGAGTCGGGGTCAAGGTCCGCCTCGTCAAGGGCGCGAACCTGGCGATGGAGACCGTGCATGCCGAGATCGCCGGCTGGCCTGCGACGACGTGCGATTCGAAGCAGTCCACGGACGCGAACTACAAGCGGGTCCTGCACTGGCTGTTCACCCCCGAGCGGATGAAGGGGCTGCGCATCGGCGTGGCCGGACACAACCTCTTCGACATCGCCTTCGCCCACCACCTCTCCGTCGAACGTTCGGTGACCGAGCGCGTCGAATTCGAGATGCTTCAGGGCATGGCCAGCGAGCAGGCCGCGGCCGTGACCGAAGACGTCGGGGACCTCCTCCTCTACGTTCCGGCCGTGCACCCGAAGGAGTTCGACGTCGCGATCTCCTACCTCGTGCGCCGCCTCGAGGAGAACTCGGCGTCCGAGAACTTCATGTCCGGCATCTTCGACCTCGCCAACGGCAATGATGTGTTCAAGCGCGAGGCCGACCGGTTCACCGCGTCGGTCGCGCAGCTCGAATCGACCCTCGACGCCGATGGTGAGTCTGCGCCGGCGCCGAACCGCCACCAGAATCGATCGACCGAAACGCTCGGTGACACGGTGGTTCCGACCGAGTTCGTCAATGAGCCCGACACCGACCCGGCCCTACCGGCCAATCAGGAATGGGTACGCAGGATCATCGCCGAGGCGACCGCCCCCGGCTACCTCGACGACCGGCCGAAGGCGCCCAGGATCGAATCCACGACCGAGCTCGATGAGATGATCGCCCGCGGTCGCGCCGCCGCTGCCGACTGGCGTGCCCTCGGTGCCGCCGGACGGGCCGAGATCCTTCACCGAGCCGCCGACATCTTCGCAGCCCGGCGCGGCGAATTCATCGCCGTCGAGGCCGCTGAGGTCGGCAAGATGCCCTCCCAGTCCGACCCCGAGGTGTCCGAAGCCATCGACTTCATCCGCTACTACGCGCTGAATTCGCTGGAACTCGAGGACCTCGAGGGGGCGACCTTCACCCCGGATGAGATGGTCGTCATCACTCCCCCGTGGAACTTCCCCGTGGCGATCCCCACCGGCGGCACCGTTGCAGCGCTGGCGGCCGGGTCCGCGGTCATCCACAAGCCCTCGGGGCCGACCCCGCACTGCTCGGCGCTCATCGTCGACTGCCTGTGGCAGGCCGGAGTGCCCAAGGACGTGCTGCAGCTGTGCGCCCCGATCGAGCGGGAGCTCGGCCAGCACCTCGTCTCACATCCCGATGTCGACCGAGTCATCCTCACCGGCGCCTCGGAGACCGCGGCGATGTTCAAGTCCTTCCGCTCCGAACTCCACGTCAATGCGGAGACCTCGGGTAAGAACGCCCTGGTCATCACCCCGGCGGCGGACCGGGACCTCGCCATGGCCGACCTCATGTATTCGGCCTTCGGACATGCCGGGCAGAAGTGCTCGGCCGCCTCGTTGGGGATCATGGTCGGATCGACCTACGATTCCGAACGCTACCGTCGCCAACTCATCGATGCCGCCTCGTCGATGGTCGTCGATTGGCCGTCGAACCTCTCGTCGACCATGGGCCCGCTCACCGAGGATCCCTCGGACAAGCTGCGTCGGGCGCTGACGTCGTTGGAGCCCGGTGAATCCTGGCTCCTCGAGCCCAAGCAGCTCGATGATACGGGGCGACTGTGGAGTCCCGGGATCAAGGACGGGGTCAAGCCCGGATCGTTCTTCCACCTCACCGAGGTCTTCGGTCCGGTACTCGGGCTCATGCATGCGAAGGACCTCGATGAGGCCATCGAGTTCCAGAACGCCGTGGACTTCGGCCTCACCGGCGGCATCCACTCCCTCGACCCCGAGGAGGTCGCCACCTGGCTCGATCGGGTCGAGGTCGGCAACGCCTACGTCAACCGCGGAATCACCGGTGCGATCGTGCGTCGTCAGTCCTTCGGCGGGTGGAAGCAGTCCTCGGTGGGGCTGGGGTCGAAGGCCGGCGGCCCGAACTACCTCATGCTCTTCGGGCACTTCGCCGATTCCGGCGATCAGGACCTCGAGGCGGCGAAGGCCGACGACCGGCGCTGGTTCGACCGCGAATTCGGTGCGGCGAAGGACCACACGGGACTGCGCGCGGAGGCGAACATCTTCCGCTACCGTCCCCGCCCGGTGACTCTGCGCGTGACCGCCGAGGCGAGCCTGTTCGATCTCGAACGGTCCCTGCACGCCGCCCGCACGGTGGACTCACCGGTGCAGCTGTCCGTCGCAGAGGATGTGCCTGCCGAGGTGAAGATCGCAGTGACGAATGCCGGTGTGCCTGCTCGCACCGAGACGGCCGCCGAGTTCGCCGAGATGGTCGGACAAGGTCGCTACGACGACACCGTGGGGGCGCGCATCCGCGTCCTCGGACGGTTCGAGGACGAGCTGCTGGCTGCGGCCGCACCACGTCCGGAGGTCGCGATCATCGATGAGCCGGTGACCACGTCGGGACGGGTGGAGCTGCGGTACTACGTGCAGGAGCAGGCGGTGTCGATGACGCTGCACCGCTTCGGCAATCCGAGCCGTGACTTCCACGAGCTCGCCGCCGCCCTCACCTCCTGA
- a CDS encoding benzaldehyde dehydrogenase, which produces MTDFLGTDWHEKIFTGTWTAGSGETYDVIEPATAETLGRLGAASADDVTRAAAAQKEWAKTTPAERAAVLRRAGALWAEHADELAGWIIREAGSIPPKAALEISSAEAICYESSALPSHPKGQVLTSNEPRWSFARRVPAGVVSVIAPFNFPLILAMRSVAPALALGNAVLLKPDPRTAVCAGVAIAKVFAEAGLPEGLLQVLPGGLDAGEAVVAAPEVSVISFTGSTAAGRKVGEAAGRLLKRCHLELGGNNALVVLPGAEVGPATSAGAFGSWMHQGQICMTTGRHLVHESIYDEYVEQLAERARSLPVGDPATEEVAIGPIIDEKQRTHVRDILEKATADGATLVAGGPGEGAFVPPTVLTDLSPSNPAWAQEIFGPVAPVARFSTLEEAAEMVNASEYGLSLGILGDVGMAMDLADLVDTGKIHINEQTVSDEANVPFGGMKDSGNGSRFGGAEANIEAFTETQWVTMRSSIAPYPF; this is translated from the coding sequence ATGACTGATTTCCTGGGAACCGACTGGCACGAGAAGATCTTCACCGGCACCTGGACCGCCGGCTCCGGAGAGACCTACGACGTCATCGAACCGGCCACCGCTGAGACCCTCGGCCGCCTCGGCGCCGCCAGCGCCGACGACGTCACGCGAGCCGCCGCAGCACAGAAGGAATGGGCGAAGACCACACCGGCCGAACGAGCCGCAGTGCTGCGCCGCGCCGGTGCCCTGTGGGCCGAACACGCCGATGAGCTCGCCGGATGGATCATCCGCGAAGCCGGCTCCATCCCGCCCAAGGCCGCACTCGAGATCTCCTCCGCCGAAGCAATCTGCTATGAATCCTCCGCCCTGCCCAGCCACCCCAAGGGCCAGGTGCTGACCTCGAACGAACCCCGCTGGTCCTTCGCCCGCCGGGTGCCCGCCGGAGTCGTCTCCGTCATCGCCCCGTTCAACTTCCCGCTCATCCTCGCCATGCGCTCCGTCGCCCCGGCCCTCGCCCTGGGCAACGCCGTTCTGCTCAAGCCGGACCCCCGCACCGCCGTGTGCGCCGGAGTGGCGATCGCGAAGGTCTTCGCCGAGGCCGGACTGCCCGAAGGACTGCTCCAGGTCCTGCCCGGCGGCCTCGACGCCGGTGAAGCCGTCGTCGCCGCTCCCGAGGTCTCCGTCATCTCCTTCACCGGTTCCACAGCGGCCGGACGCAAGGTCGGCGAAGCCGCCGGTCGCCTCCTCAAGCGCTGCCACCTCGAACTCGGCGGCAACAATGCGCTCGTCGTCCTTCCCGGAGCCGAAGTCGGTCCGGCCACCTCGGCGGGAGCCTTCGGATCGTGGATGCACCAGGGCCAGATCTGCATGACCACTGGCCGCCACCTCGTCCACGAATCCATCTACGACGAATACGTCGAGCAGCTGGCCGAACGCGCCCGCAGCCTGCCGGTGGGCGACCCCGCCACCGAGGAGGTCGCGATCGGACCGATCATCGACGAGAAACAGCGCACTCACGTCCGCGACATCCTCGAGAAAGCCACCGCCGACGGTGCCACGCTCGTCGCCGGAGGGCCGGGCGAAGGCGCCTTCGTCCCACCCACCGTGCTGACTGACCTCAGCCCCTCGAACCCCGCCTGGGCGCAGGAGATCTTCGGACCCGTCGCCCCGGTGGCCCGGTTCTCCACCCTCGAAGAAGCCGCCGAGATGGTCAACGCGAGCGAATACGGTCTCTCTTTGGGCATCCTCGGAGATGTGGGTATGGCCATGGACCTGGCCGACCTCGTCGACACCGGCAAGATCCACATCAACGAACAGACCGTCTCCGACGAGGCCAACGTCCCCTTCGGCGGGATGAAGGACTCCGGCAACGGATCCCGTTTCGGCGGCGCCGAAGCCAATATCGAAGCGTTCACCGAAACCCAATGGGTGACGATGCGCTCGTCCATCGCGCCCTATCCGTTCTGA
- a CDS encoding IclR family transcriptional regulator produces the protein MANSPSGDSMIDRLVRVLASFDPDHQSLGTDEIAERAQLPKSTAYRLIGEMMRHDLLQRDPNGRIRIGVGMWELSNRASDAVDLASVARPHMMGVHEFVGENTQLGILREREVLIIERMSAPNAVIHRSKTAGRLPAHASSCGLVLLAYAPKHVREAYLRGPLTAITEKTTTDPAALRRLFASIRSHHFAELSGHIDAGTTGITVPVFDAGGAAIAGLGVVIDSEHRKGVPAIMRILRTASARITQDLAADHRFAG, from the coding sequence ATGGCGAACTCTCCTTCCGGCGACTCGATGATCGATCGGCTCGTGCGTGTGCTCGCGTCCTTCGACCCGGATCATCAGAGCCTGGGCACCGACGAGATCGCCGAGCGTGCACAGCTGCCGAAGTCGACGGCCTATCGGCTCATCGGTGAGATGATGCGCCATGACCTGCTCCAGCGCGACCCCAATGGCCGCATCCGGATCGGGGTCGGAATGTGGGAGCTGTCGAATCGTGCCTCCGATGCCGTCGATCTGGCCTCTGTGGCCAGGCCCCACATGATGGGGGTGCATGAGTTCGTCGGCGAGAACACGCAGCTGGGCATCCTGCGGGAGCGCGAGGTGCTCATCATCGAGCGCATGTCGGCGCCGAATGCGGTCATCCACCGGTCGAAGACTGCCGGCCGCCTGCCGGCTCATGCCTCCTCGTGCGGTCTCGTGCTGTTGGCGTATGCGCCCAAGCATGTGCGCGAGGCGTATCTGCGCGGCCCGTTGACAGCGATCACGGAGAAGACGACGACGGATCCCGCCGCACTGCGCCGACTGTTCGCCTCGATCCGGTCTCACCATTTCGCGGAGCTGTCCGGCCATATCGATGCGGGCACGACGGGCATCACGGTTCCGGTCTTCGACGCGGGCGGGGCGGCGATCGCCGGCCTCGGCGTCGTCATCGATTCGGAGCACCGGAAGGGAGTGCCCGCGATCATGAGGATTCTGCGGACCGCCTCGGCGAGGATCACGCAGGACCTCGCGGCCGATCATCGCTTCGCCGGCTGA
- a CDS encoding PrpF domain-containing protein, with product MTQWIDATFVRGGTSKGLFFREDALPVLGEDGDTSERDALFCSALGSPDSFGRQLDGMGGGISSLSKVMVVSASTREGVDLDYTFGQVSVTEAAVDYSGNCGNLSSGVVPFALSAGLIEAADGWHVFRLFNTNTQKLVDVGLDVLDGQAAVEEELVVPGVSGTGAPIELIYPDPAGSRTGSLLPTGVSREEFEVGGARFEATLVDATLPLVVVPSTLVSLDGTERPEAIDASAPTMRLIDELRRKAAVRMGLCQTPKTAPEVVPKVAIVSNPQSTTLLDGTELPAADVDILVRVISMEQAHRAVPGTAAMCLAAAALLPDRDSFVRCIIERNNPDWTGPEVRLGTPSGVVTASAFWDDEAQTVTATSLFRTARVLMRGQVAVSD from the coding sequence ATGACTCAGTGGATCGATGCCACGTTCGTTCGCGGCGGCACAAGCAAGGGCCTGTTCTTCCGGGAGGATGCGCTGCCGGTGCTTGGGGAGGACGGCGACACATCTGAGCGGGATGCGCTGTTCTGCTCGGCGCTGGGCTCACCCGATTCGTTCGGTCGGCAGCTCGACGGGATGGGCGGCGGCATCTCCTCCCTGTCGAAGGTGATGGTCGTATCCGCTTCGACGCGGGAGGGCGTCGACCTCGATTACACCTTCGGGCAGGTCTCCGTCACCGAGGCGGCCGTCGACTACTCCGGCAACTGCGGAAATCTGTCGTCCGGGGTCGTTCCCTTCGCCTTGTCGGCCGGGCTGATCGAGGCCGCCGACGGGTGGCACGTCTTCCGCCTGTTCAACACGAATACGCAGAAACTCGTCGACGTCGGACTGGACGTCCTCGACGGGCAGGCCGCGGTCGAGGAAGAGCTCGTGGTGCCCGGGGTCAGCGGGACGGGTGCCCCGATCGAACTCATCTACCCCGACCCTGCCGGCAGCCGGACTGGTTCGCTGCTGCCGACCGGAGTGAGTCGCGAAGAATTCGAGGTCGGCGGAGCGAGATTCGAGGCCACGCTCGTCGACGCGACTCTGCCGCTTGTCGTCGTGCCATCAACGCTGGTTTCGCTTGACGGCACGGAGAGGCCGGAGGCCATCGACGCCAGCGCTCCGACGATGCGCCTCATCGACGAACTGCGGCGGAAGGCGGCCGTGCGCATGGGGCTGTGTCAGACACCGAAGACAGCACCCGAGGTCGTGCCGAAGGTCGCGATCGTCAGCAATCCGCAGTCGACGACACTCCTTGACGGCACCGAGCTTCCGGCTGCCGACGTCGATATCCTCGTCCGCGTCATCTCGATGGAACAGGCGCACAGGGCCGTCCCGGGAACCGCCGCGATGTGCCTGGCGGCGGCCGCGCTGCTGCCCGATCGCGATTCGTTCGTCCGGTGTATCATCGAGCGCAACAATCCCGACTGGACCGGCCCCGAAGTGCGACTGGGCACACCATCGGGGGTAGTGACCGCTTCGGCATTCTGGGACGACGAAGCGCAGACGGTGACGGCGACCTCCCTGTTTCGCACCGCACGGGTGCTCATGCGCGGGCAGGTCGCCGTCAGCGACTGA